Part of the Raphanus sativus cultivar WK10039 unplaced genomic scaffold, ASM80110v3 Scaffold0672, whole genome shotgun sequence genome is shown below.
AGCTCGTAGTACAACCTTGACCTGTGAAAAACTAGCTGAGGATTTTGCACAAACGAAAAAGGAAAGATCTTTTTAGTAACCTCAGGGAGGCCATCCAAGTACTGAAGTCCAGGATAAGTTTCGACCAGACCCTCGATGAACTCTGTTACTACATCTGCAGTAAGTAACGAATGAAAGAGCTTATGATCATTCTCTCTTGCAGAGACACAGTAACGCATTTGGGCATATAAAGATAAAGTCAACACTCAACAGTCCTCCCCATCAACATGCACCACACAGAACTTAAGCGCCGGAAACAGAGAGTTTACGATTTCAAAAACAGGGTAACATAAAAGGAGAAGGAAGGAGGAGACGTGTGAGGACGAACCGTTGGGGTTGTTGATGAACTTCTTAGCTGGAGTAGCCATGGTGCTTAGCTGTCAAGGTGATCTAAGACTTGCGAATCGGAGAAAGCTCACAtagagaaataaagaagaagcttTGAGAGAGAGTCAACAATGGCAGTGAGGAGAGGagacgaagaggaagaagctTAACCGAAATAAACCGACAAATTGGAGAGACTCAATCCAACTAAACCGAATAATTAACATACTCAATTCAACCGATGTATGTGATCCCAGCAAGTAAACCggaaataaaaaccaaaattggaGAAATTCAATTACTAAACCGAGATGAACCTAAAACAAACCGAGCTAAACCTAAATTATAACCTGGCTAAACCGAACAGTTGGAGAAACTCAACCGATATAAACCGAAGCCTAATATATTGAACTAAACCGATGTATTGGGTCGGAGGTGAGCCCAGCAAGTAACGAATGACTTAATTAGTAAGAAAAAAACACGTGTTCCTCCTCCTCATACACGGTTCGGTTCGTCTATAACTAGATTATTATTCTTTGTCTACTTCGCACGGAAAAGAGAAGACAAGGAGAGAGatccagaagaagaagaagaagaagaagaagagaagatggcTTTGCAATGGCTGATTTTGTCGTACGTGGTGGCCGCCGAAGTTGTGATCGCGGTGTTGCTGACTTTACCGTACCCTATGCTAGTGAAGAAACGCGTCGTGTCACTTGTCTCTCTCATTCTCCAACCTGCTGCTTCCATCGTCGCCTTCGCCGCCTTTCAGCTCTGCGGTGACCACacctttctctctctatatatatctCAATCGCTTCTAATTTTTCCTTTTGATCTGCGAGTGATTCTGTCGCTTTTGTTTGCTCTGTTTTCAGATATATACTGGAAGAATGAACATAGACTCTCTTGCTCATCTGAGGTCTGCACTGCTACAGAGCGTGACCGTTACGAGAAATCTGTAAGTATCTATTGGAGAATGCTAAAAGTTATAATTTAgcacaaaaaaaaggaatggTAAAAGTTATCACAAATGTTTTTACTGTACACTTTGATGTGAAAATTGTTAGGCTGAGAGTTTGGTCCTGTTTTGATCTGAATATTCAAGTTTTTATGTAACATCTCTGAGATTTAGCTAAGCAAGTTGTATAGATATTTTTTACTCCCTCACCAGCTCCTACATTAACTAGTTAGTTTACACGATGTGCGGGTGTATTACTTTCTCAAAAGATGAATAATTTTAGGAATGTGCACATtattatctctttttttttaaccctTGGTAGCGCTTCATTATCTATATCTCAAGTTGTATGTTTCCTGGACAAGTATCAAACTCTCGGATAGTTAGTTCATCCCTAGTTTTGTCGAAATGCCTCATATTGCTGACTAACTGTTTGAACCACAGATCTACAAGGCTCAGAGGAATGCTGTTCTGTGCGCTGCAGGAATTCTTCTCTACTGGTAAATAAACATCATCACCTATTATCAGTCACACACAATACACACAGAAGGTCTCAGGGTAATTTTACTGATAATCTATCTCTTCTACAGGTGCATCTACCGTATCTGCAAGTACAACAAGGACCTGGAGCTTTTGGAAGAAGCTGTGAAGAGAGAGACACACAAGGACGAGTAATCTACTTGAGTATAGAGAGACTTGGTTCCTCAAAACCATATAAGTAAAgtcttttattgttttcttaCATCTAATACCACTAAACCTGAAGAAAACAGTGACTATCAACAACAGCttgtaaacaaatatatatcatcAGTGTTCAATGCTTATTCCATTCCTCTCTACATTCTCGATAGTCATTTCAAGAACAGTCTCAATTTATTTTCCATAAACCATATCAGAATCTTGAAACTTGTGCGAACCTATTAGTAAAGTTCCTTCAGGAGTTTCGGCATGATTTCCTCATTCATATGAATGAGCTTTAAAGAAGTAATTAAACTAGATTGAAGATGAAAGGATAAAAGACGGTCATAACTTTTGGGACTATTTAAGTTCTAATCCATGCGTTTAACGAACACAACTCTGGGAACTAAAACTGTAAGGCAATGATCTTTTTGAatagatttttgataaatatattttgtttgaattatACTTATCTTGACGGTGAATTTAAACAGAAATTGATAATAAAGATTGAAGAAAGTATATCTAAGTGTTCAGTGTTCTAATGAACTTGTAATGTCGTGATGGCTATGTGCTGAATACTTATGCcatgtattttatattactCAGCTAAATCCCACGGCTATATGCATTGACAAATAAatgtttcatcatcatcatcttttaaAGACTGACCAAGGTTTCCAGAAAAAACAAACAgacatatataaaacaattatgtTCGTCGAGTTGGAAGCCAGACTAGTGATTCTGCTCTTTGGAAACACTAAAGTTGTACTAATTAGTGACGTGTCCCCACAGAAGAGAATATAGCTTTTCTTTATagtataagattttttttttgtcatctgaaGATTTATTATTCAAACACTTCTTTATAGTATAAGATCATTTAGATGCTGTTTGATTTTAAGTTGGACTGAACCTAAATCAACTAGTCATGTTgttaatttaatagtattgattatgaataaaaatgaatagaattcatctctcagtaacactagatttagttaaaattagaaaatcaataataacaaaacttttCGAATAACAAaggatttaaataaattttgaaaattcttaaaccaataacaatggattctattaaaatttttgaaatccAACAACTAATAACAACATaatctcaaaattttgaaactttacAAGAATTCACTTACCAATAACTTTCCTTAGACAGAATTGAGTTACATTTGGCTCATCAATACATTCTCACAGTCATGTCATATTTTCGATTTTGCGCACATAAAACCTGCAGGCGATTCAATCCGTAATGGATCCTCAAGATAGACAGCTCATAAGCATTCCATTAAGTTGAATCAATTTGATTAACAGACATGAATAATATTTTACGAATAATGGGAAATATACGGTGAAATTAGGATA
Proteins encoded:
- the LOC108822811 gene encoding uncharacterized protein LOC108822811, giving the protein MALQWLILSYVVAAEVVIAVLLTLPYPMLVKKRVVSLVSLILQPAASIVAFAAFQLCDIYWKNEHRLSCSSEVCTATERDRYEKSIYKAQRNAVLCAAGILLYWCIYRICKYNKDLELLEEAVKRETHKDE